Proteins encoded within one genomic window of Malassezia restricta chromosome VII, complete sequence:
- a CDS encoding chaperonin GroES, whose translation MSAAASTIRNIKSVVPLLDRVLVQRFKPETKTATGIFLPSSSSSTPMPEASVIAAGPGAPNKDGQVVPTSVKPGDKVLLPSWGGNQIKVGDEEYLLIRDSEILAKIQE comes from the exons ATG TCGGCTGCTGCTTCTACGATCCGCAATATCAAGTCGGTGGTGCCTCTTCTCGATCGTGTGCTCGTCCAACGCTTCAAGCCGGAGACCAAGACGGCCACCGGCATCTTCCTGCCCTCGTCGTCAAGCTCGACGCCCATGCCTGAAGCTTCGGTCATCGCCGCTGGCCCTGGTGCTCCCAACAAGGATGGCCAGGTAGTGCCCACTAGCGTGAAGCCCGGTGACAAGGTGCTGCTGCCATCGTGGGGTGGCAACCAAATTAAGGTGGGCGACGAAGAATACCTCTTGATCCGCGACTCGGAAATCCTGGCCAAAATCCAGGAGTAA
- a CDS encoding structural maintenance of chromosomes protein, translating into MRIEELVIDGFKSYPVRTHVRGFDPSFNAITGLNGSGKSNILDAICFVLGLTNLSSVRASNMQDLIYKRGQAGVTKASVTIVFDNSDKERSPVAFENYATITVTRQVAMGGASKYLINGHKATQQAVQNLFQSVQLNINNPNFLIMQGRITKVLNMKPAEILSMMEEATGTRMFEERKERAFRTMAKKDQKVREISALLEEEIRPKLDRLREEKRAFLEYQKATSELERLERLAKAHEWQTLHTQREQSGLEDTRQRIRDKQAEMTAWAQHIESLRTELAALEEQQRGQKSTGPDAKQLHHQLVEATAQHDFRQAAQEEEARRVEADTHALDAAKMALEKQEKDHASLSSSFATFKDAFDKESASLAEQESLLQTLLTGVGTQDTQGGFQGQLAKARENETAVKSELQQIQVRMEHLERELRTKEPQAQQERHASRALHTKLERAQQAAEAAQAQLDAHAWDARRFEQLRTHRMQLQDDMARLSSERRALEDRLPSALQFTYADPSPDFDRSRVKGLVASLVHLDAERAKFATALETCAGGRLYSVVVEDEHVGAQLLAHGQLKKRVTLIPLSKIQPHVASSQRVQAAQKLAPGHVDLALSLIGYEDEVAKALEYVFGSTLICRDAATAKRVTFDAAVRMKSVTMDGDVYDPAGTLSGGSAPSSGSHSVLLRMQDVARKAAQWHEARAAYEATHTEWDALQAQHAAYQELVSHVELKAHEARLVQQQVEGGRAAMLQAEIDTCRTSLDKWRSSMEAAQTRLKEATARTASIVRDISEFDTDKEAKVGQVRASCKSMKAQFVERAKELKQRQSSLRSSELACQQARIEVEHAQERLDEAHASLQQADDELQASSSHMHLLQTRVAESEAAMAETRAAMAACDDQVAELQAALQAKKASVADGELQLKQWHRELEQLEHVHATAQRHITALETAFPWILDECHLFGQPGSAYEFAKHNMDDVRRQCKRLDEQQSGLRRRINPRVMHMIDNVEKKDASLQHMLSTVLRDKNKIEQTIEELDRYKRDALQTTFEQVNRDFGAIFGELLPGNYAMLQPPEGQDVTQGLEVRVRLGATWKQSLTELSGGQRSLIALSLIMSLLQFNPAPMYILDEVDAALDLSHTQHIGHLFSTRFKGSQFIVVSLKEGLFSNANVLFRARFRDGTSVVERVSHKAGTASAPRRTTARS; encoded by the coding sequence atgcgcattgAGGAGCTCGTCATCGACGGGTTCAAAAGTTACCccgtgcgcacgcatgTTCGGGGATTCGATCCGAGTTTCAATGCCATCACTGGGCTCAATGGAAGTGGCAAGAGCAATATCCTGGATGCCATTTGCTTCGTGTTGGGTCTGACCAACCTGAGCTCGGTGCGGGCGTCGAATATGCAGGACCTGATCTACAAGCGCGGACAGGCTGGCGTCACGAAAGCGTCTGTGACGATCGTTTTCGATAACAGTGACAAGGAGCGCTCGCCCGTCGCGTTTGAAAACTATGCCACCATTACCGTGACGCGTCAGGTGGCGATGGGTGGCGCATCCAAGTACCTGATCAATGGCCACAAGGCGACGCAGCAAGCCGTGCAAAATCTGTTCCAAAGCGTCCAGCTCAACATCAACAACCCCAACTTTTTGATCATGCAGGGTCGCATCACCAAGGTCTTGAACATGAAACCCGCCGAAATCCTGTCGATGATGGAAGAGGCCACAGGCACACGCATGTTTGAGGAGCGCAAGGAGCGTGCATTCCGGACGATGGCCAAGAAAGATCAAAAGGTCCGTGAAATCTCCGCGCTGCTCGAAGAAGAGATCCGGCCTAAACTTGACCGCCTACGGGAAGAAAAACGCGCGTTTCTTGAATACCAAAAAGCCACGTctgagctcgagcgcctcgagcgccttgctAAGGCGCACGAATGGCAAacgctgcacacgcagaGAGAGCAGTCGGGCCTCGAAGATACGCGCCAACGCATCCGCGACAAGCAGGCGGAGATGACTGCGTGGGCCCAGCACATTGAAAGCCTACGCACAGAATTGGCCGCGTTAGAAGAACAACAGCGTGGACAAAAAAGTACGGGGCCTGATGCtaagcagctgcatcaccAGCTGGTCGAGGCtacggcgcagcacgatTTCCGACAAGCGGCAcaggaagaagaggcaCGCCGCGTCGAGGCAGACACGCACGCTCTTGACGCGGCCAAAATGGCCCTCGAGAAGCAGGAAAAAGACCATGCCTCTCTATCCTCCTCCTTCGCTACCTTTAAAGATGCATTCGACAAGGAGAGTGCCTCTCTTGCTGAACAAGAATCCCTCTTACAGACGTTGCTGACCGGCGTCGGCACACAAGATACCCAGGGCGGCTTCCAGGGCCAGCTGGCGAAGGCGCGCGAGAACGAGACAGCCGTCAAGTCAGAGCTGCAGCAGATACAAGTACGCATGGAGCacctggagcgcgagctccgCACCAAAGAaccacaggcacagcaggaACGGCACGCAAGTCGCGCGCTTCACACCAAGCTGGAGCGGGCGCAACAGGCCGcggaagcggcgcaggcgcagctcgatgcgcatgcatgggATGCTCGGCGCTTCGAGCAGCTACGTACGCATCGCATGCAGCTCCaggacgacatggcgcgcctCTCCTCCGAGAGGCGCGCCTTAGAGGACCGCCTTCCATCGGCTCTGCAGTTTACGTATGCGGATCCTTCGCCTGACTTTGATCGCAGCCGCGTCAAGGGCCTAGTGGCAAGTCTAGTGCAcctcgatgccgagcgtgcgaAGTTCGCGACGGCCCTCGAAACATGTGCCGGTGGCCGTCTGTacagcgtcgtcgtcgaggaTGAGCATGTGGGTGCCCAGCTCCTGGCACACGGCCAGCTCAAGAAACGCGTCACGCTCATTCCCCTATCCAAGATCCAGCCGCATGTCGCGTCGTcgcagcgtgtgcaggCGGCCCAGAAACTCGCACCAGGCCATGTTGACTTGGCCCTCTCGCTCATTGGGTACGAAGACGAGGTGGCCAAGGCCCTCGAGTACGTCTTTGGCTCGACGCTTATCTGCCGCGATGCTGCGACGGCCAAGCGCGTCACATTTGACGCGGCCGTACGCATGAAGAGCGTCACGATGGACGGCGACGTCTATGACCCCGCAGGCACACTCtccggcggcagcgccCCGTCGTCAGGAAGTCACAGTGTCCTCCTACGCATGCAAGATGTGGCGCGCAAAGCCGCCCAGTGGCAtgaggcgcgtgctgcgtaCGAAGCGACGCATACAGAATGGGACGCACTGCAAGCACAGCACGCAGCATACCAGGAGCTCGTATCGCACGTGGAACTCAAGGCGCATGAGGCGCGtcttgtgcagcagcaggtcgagggcggccgtgccgccATGCTCCAAGCGGAAATTGACACGTGTCGCACGTCGCTGGACAAGTGGCGGTCTTCGatggaggcggcgcagacACGTCTCAAGGAGGCCAcggcacgcaccgcctcgaTTGTGCGCGATATCTCGGAGTTTGACACCGACAAGGAAGCCAAGGTCGGCCAAgtgcgtgcgtcgtgcaaGTCGATGAAAGCCCAATTTGTCGAGCGAGCGAAAGAACTCAAGCAGCGGCAAAGTTCGCTGCGCTCCTCGGAACTGGCGTGCCAACAGGCGCGTATAGAGGTGGAACATGCGCAGGAGCGACTCGATgaggcgcatgcatcgctgcAGCAAGctgatgacgagctgcaggccAGCTCGTCGCACATGCATCTTCTGCAAACGCGCGTAGCGGAAAGTGAAGCGGCGATGGCTGAAACACGTGCTGCCATGGCAGCGTGTGACGACCAAGTTGCTGAGCTCCAAGCGGCCTTGCAAGCCAAAAAGGCTTCCGTGGCCGATGgcgagctgcagctcaAGCAGTGGCATCGCGaacttgagcagctcgagcatgtaCATGCcacggcacagcgccacATCACGGCACTCGAGACGGCTTTTCCCTGGATCTTGGACGAATGCCACCTGTTTGGACAGCCTGGCTCGGCGTACGAGTTTGCCAAGCACAAcatggacgatgtgcgtcgGCAGTGCAAGCGGCTTGACGAGCAGCAGAGCGGACTTCGTCGGCGCATTAACCCGCGCGTCATGCATATGATCGACAATGTTGAGAAAAAGGACGCGAGTCTGCAGCATATGCTCTCGACGGTGCTACGTGACAAGAACAAAATCGAACAAACCatcgaggagctcgatcGATACAAGCGCGATGCCCTGCAGACGACGTTTGAGCAGGTGAATCGTGACTTTGGCGCTATTTTTGGCGAGCTGCTACCGGGCAACTacgccatgctgcagcCGCCCGAGGGACAAGACGTGACGCAGGGCCTGGAAGTGCGCGtgcggctcggcgcgacGTGGAAGCAGAGTCTTACGGAGCTGAGTGGCGGTCAGCGCTCGCTTATTGCTCTCAGTCTCATCATGTCGCTTTTGCAGTTCAACCCAGCGCCCATGTACATCCTGGACGAGGTCGATGCGGCTCTGGACCTGTCACACACACAGCACATCGGTCATTTGTTCAGCACGCGATTCAAGGGATCTCAATTTATCGTCGTGTCACTAAAAGAGGGTCTATTTTCCAATGCGAACGTGCTCTTCCGCGCCCGTTTCCGTGACGGCACCAGTGTGGTAGAGCGCGTCTCGCACAAGGCAggcacggcctcggcgcctcgtcgtactACCGCCAGGTCCTAG
- a CDS encoding chaperonin GroEL encodes MLRASAASSRMPRVLNSRALSTSAAALAHKEVKFSNDGRAAILKGVNLLANAVSVTLGPKGRNVIIEQPFGGPKITKDGVTVARAIELKDKYENLGARLVQDVASKTNEVAGDGTTTATVLARAIYAEGVKNVAAGCNPMDLRRGSQAAVDAVIKYLEANKREVTTSEEIAQVATISANGDKHVGSLIATAMEKVGKEGVITVKEGKTLEDEIEITEGMRFDRGYISPYFITDIKTQKTEFEKPLVLLSEKKISALQDILPSLEAAVTMRRPLLIIAEDIDGEALAACILNKLRGQLQVCAVKAPGFGDNRKSILGDLAILTGGQVFSDDLDMKLERASPDMLGTTGSVTITKEDTIFLNGEGSKDAITARCEQIRSAMNDPSTSEYDRTKLQERLAKLSGGVAVIRVGGSSEVEVGEKKDRYDDALCATRAAVEEGIVPGGGVALLKAAKSLDSITTANFDQQLGVSIVRSALTRPARQIVENAGEEGSVVVGKLMENPGDFGFGYDASTGEYKDLIAAGVLDPFKVVRTALQDASGVASLLTTSECCIVEAPEEKPAPMPGMGGGMGGMGGMGF; translated from the coding sequence ATGTTGCGTGCTTCTGCGGCATcctcgcgcatgccgcgtgTGCTGAATTCGCGTGCTCTGTCGACTTCGGCAGCCGCTCTGGCCCACAAGGAGGTCAAGTTTTCGAACGATGGTCGTGCGGCCATCCTCAAGGGTGTGAACCTCCTCGCTAACGCTGTGAGTGTGACGCTTGGCCCCAAGGGTCGCAATGTGATCATCGAGCAACCATTCGGTGGTCCGAAGATCACGAAGGACGGTGTCACGGTGGCCCGTGCTATTGAACTCAAGGACAAGTACGAGAACTTGGGTGCTCGCCTCGTGCAGGACGTGGCCAGCAAGACCAATGAGGTGGCCGGTGACGGTACGACGACTGCTACGGTGCTGGCTCGCGCTATCTACGCTGAGGGTGTCAAGAACGTGGCTGCTGGCTGCAACCCCATGGACCTGCGCCGCGGTAGCCAAGCCGCTGTGGACGCTGTGATCAAGTATCTGGAGGCTAACAAGCGCGAGGTGACGACATCGGAGGAGATCGCGCAGGTCGCGACTATCTCGGCCAACGGTGACAAGCACGTTGGCTCGCTTATTGCAACTGCCATGGAAAAGGTGGGCAAGGAAGGTGTGATCACGGTCAAGGAAGGCAAGACGCTTGAAGATGAGATTGAGATTACCGAGGGTATGCGCTTCGACCGTGGCTACATTTCCCCCTACTTTATCACAGACATCAAGACGCAGAAGACCGAGTTTGAGAAGCCGCTTGTGCTTTTGAGTGAAAAGAAGATCTCGGCTTTGCAGGACATTCTTCCATCTCTCGAGGCGGCCGTGACTATGCGCCGTCCTCTCTTGATCATTGCTGAGGACATTGATGGCGAGGCTCTGGCCGCCTGCATTCTGAACAAGCTGCGTGGTCAACTGCAGGTGTGTGCCGTCAAGGCCCCTGGCTTTGGTGACAACCGCAAGAGCATTCTCGGCGACTTGGCCATTCTCACGGGTGGTCAGGTGTTCTCTGACGACCTGGACATGAAGCTTGAACGCGCTTCGCCCGACATGCTTGGTACGACGGGCAGTGTCACCATCACAAAGGAAGACACTATTTTCCTGAACGGCGAGGGCAGCAAGGATGCCATCACGGCCCGCTGCGAGCAGATTCGCTCGGCCATGAATGACCCCTCGACATCCGAGTACGACCGCACGAAGCTGCAAGAGCGTCTTGCCAAGCTGAGCGGCGGTGTGGCTGTCATCCGTGTGGGTGGCTCGTCGGAAGTTGAGGTTGGCGAGAAGAAGGACCGCTACGACGATGCTCTGTGTGCGACGCGTGCTGCCGTGGAGGAGGGCATTGTGCCTGGTGGTGGTGTCGCCCTGCTCAAGGCTGCCAAGTCGCTTGACTCGATCACGACGGCCAACTTTGATCAACAGCTGGGTGTGTCGATTGTGCGCAGCGCTCTGACGCGTCCCGCCCGCCAGATTGTGGAGAACGCTGGTGAGGAAGGCTCGGTTGTGGTCGGCAAGCTTATGGAGAACCCAGGCGACTTTGGCTTTGGCTACGATGCCAGCACGGGTGAATACAAAGATCTGATTGCAGCGGGTGTACTTGACCCATTCAAGGTCGTGCGTACGGCTCTGCAAGACGCTTCGGGTGTTGCCTCGCTTCTCACGACGTCCGAGTGCTGCATTGTGGAAGCCCCTGAAGAGAAGCCAGCCCCCATGCCCGGtatgggcggcggcatgggcggcatgggcggcatgggctTCTAA
- a CDS encoding DNA ligase 1, whose product MARRQATLDALFGGQPEAKRVKTEAPAEKKSELPPKVSDGVPIAYAVLVDTFTRVEATTKRLEILELVTNVFMRIIYESSEGKPLVSARDNLLHAVYLCINRLCPDYEGLELGIGEGLLIKAIAQSTGREVVRIKKDFESLGDLGLVARASKKHQPTMFRAQALTLSYVFHQLRLIAAASGAKSQDKKLGIIKRLLAACSDDEAKYLIRSLEGKLRIGLAEKTVLIAVAQAVMLVMRGEACYTAELAPSLEHGIHTVKAVFSELPSYDVLIPALLAHGVEHLHEHVTLTPGIPLKPMLAKPTKAIGEVLDRFEAQAFTCEYKYDGERAQVHGFMEDGQLQVRVFSRNSEDMSVKYPDLVVQIPRCLREGRVRSFVLDAEAVAWQPRGSEPGRLLPFQELSRRKRKDVQADDVRVAVKVFAFDLLYLNGASLLQEALARRRSLLWECFAPVEDEFDFATSKDCTTTEEIQAFLDESVAHGCEGLMVKMLTGGDATYEPSRRSINWLKLKKDYLSGTGDSLDLTVIGAYYGRGKRTNVYGAFLLACYDEDSETYQSVCKIGTGFSEADLDAHYTTLKALEISAAKSYYDLGEAKPDVFFEARIVWEVLAADLSLSPVYTAARGAIDARGVSLRFPRFVRIRDDKTPDMSTTPEQVASMYRAQVATSARIDDDADEFW is encoded by the coding sequence ATGGCGCGTCGGCAGGCcacgctcgatgcgctcttTGGCGGCCAGCCTGAAGCCAAGCGCGTAAAGACAGAGGCGCCGGCAGAGAAGAAGAGTGAGCTTCCGCCAAAGGTGTCAGATGGCGTGCCGATCGCTTATGCGGTGCTGGTGGACACGTTTACGCGCGTCGAGGCTACGAccaagcgcctcgagatTCTAGAGCTCGTGACGAATGTGTTCATGCGGATCATCTACGAAAGCAGTGAGGGCAAGCCTCTGGTTTCTGCGCGGGACAATCTCTTGCATGCTGTGTACTTGTGCATCAATCGCTTGTGCCCCGATTATGAAGGTCTTGAGCTGGGGATCGGCGAAGGGCTCTTGATCAAGGCCATCGCTCAGAGCACAGGCCGCGAAGTCGTGCGGATTAAGAAGGATTTCGAGAGTCTGGGTGACCTGGGCCTtgtggcgcgtgcatcgaAAAAGCACCAGCCGACCATGTTTCGCGCGCAGGCTTTGACGTTGTCGTACGTGTTTCACCAGCTGCGTCTGATTgcggcggcgtcgggcGCCAAGTCGCAGGACAAGAAGCTCGGCATCATTAAGCGGCTGCTAGCGGCATGCAGTGATGATGAGGCCAAGTACTTGATCCGCAGTCTGGAGGGCAAGTTGCGGATTGGCCTCGCAGAAAAGACGGTGCTCATAgccgtggcgcaggcagTGATGCTGGTGATGCGGGGCGAGGCATGCTACACGGCCGAGCTGGCTCCATCGCTGGAGCATGGTATACATACCGTCAAGGCCGTGTTCAGTGAGTTGCCGTCGTACGATGTGCTGATCCCTGCCTTGCTGGCGCATGGTGTGGAGCATCTTCACGAGCACGTTACCTTGACGCCGGGCATTCCGCTCAAGCCCATGCTGGCGAAGCCGACCAAGGCGATTGGCGAGGTGCTGGACCGGTTTGAGGCGCAGGCCTTTACGTGTGAGTACAAGTACGAtggcgagcgtgcgcaggtgCATGGATTTATGGAGGATGGCCAGCTTCAGGTGCGTGTGTTTAGCCGCAATTCGGAGGACATGAGCGTCAAGTACCCTGACCTTGTCGTGCAGATACCCCGTTGCCTCCGGGAGGGCCGTGTGCGCAGTTTTGTGCTGGATGCTGAGGCTGTGGCGTGGCAGCCGCGCGGCTCGGAGCCGGGGCGGCTGCTGCCGTTCCAGGAGCTGAGTCGGCGGAAGCGCAAAGACGTGCAGGcggacgatgtgcgtgtggcggTCAAGGTATTTGCGTTTGATTTGCTGTACCTGAATGGGGCGTCTCTGCTGCAGGAGGCCttggcgcggcggcggtccCTGCTGTGGGAGTGCTTTGCGCCCGTGGAGGATGAGTTTGACTTTGCGACGTCGAAGGACTGCACGACGACGGAAGAGATCCAGGCGTTCTTGGATGAgagcgtggcgcatggctgTGAAGGCTTGATGGTCAAGATGCTCACGGGTGGCGATGCGACGTACGAGCCGAGTCGTCGCTCGATCAACTGGCTGAAGCTCAAGAAGGACTATTTGTCGGGCACGGGCGACAGTCTTGATCTGACGGTGATTGGTGCGTACTATGGCCGCGGCAAGCGCACGAACGTGTACGGAGCGTTCCTTCTTGCATGCTATGACGAAGACAGCGAGACGTACCAGAGCGTGTGCAAGATTGGCACGGGCTTTTCCGAGGCGGATCTTGATGCGCACTATACCACGCTGAAGGCGCTGGAGATCTCTGCTGCGAAGAGCTACTACGACCTGGGTGAGGCCAAGCCGGACGTGTTTTTtgaggcgcgcatcgtgtgggaggtgctggcggcggaCCTGTCGCTGAGCCCCGTCTACACAGCCGCGCGCGGTGcgatcgatgcgcgtggTGTATCGCTGCGCTTTCCGCGTTTCGTTCGGATCCGCGACGACAAGACGCCGGacatgtcgacgacgcccgaGCAGGTCGCGAGCATGTACCGCGCGCAGGTagcgacgtcggcgcggatcgacgacgacgcggacgagTTTTGGTAG
- a CDS encoding solute carrier family 25 (mitochondrial aspartate/glutamate transporter), member 12/13: protein MAFSPLLCDAMPLATAAATSEDPSSLKGQSKLQFQIYTPKDLPPLLASKLRYFETGAQRENSKVKYETHPSPNGEYVRHTISVHDAGAVESLMDQASGAVASQDKTTSPSFLKSALQNFGQSTFNFVLGGFAGATGAAFVYPIDLVKTRMQNQRSNAAGEVMYRNSLDCARKVLRNEGFLGFYSGLLPQLLGVAPEKAIKLTMNDLVRSLTMDKDGHVSLGAEILAGGVAGGSQVIFTNPLEIVKIRLQVQGESPNPSKVKSGAIHIIRSLGLMGLYRGAGACLLRDIPFSAIYFPAYAHLKHDYFGERPDHKLSFGELMAAASIAGVPAAFLTTPADVIKTRLQVEARKGQATYSGISDCFAKILANESPTAFFKGSLARVLRSSPQFGATLVAYEYLKKFIPSPFETKDQTIKSIVNHEDFQQAQEALSLFAVIHRAARSS, encoded by the exons ATGGCGTTCTCACCGCTCCTCTGTGATGCTATGCCTCTGGCGACCGCAGCGGCCACGTCAGAGGATCCGTCATCACTCAAAGGACAGTCGAAACTCCAGTTTCAG ATATACACCCCGAAGGACCTACCGCCGTTGTTGGCGTCCAAGCTGAGGTACTTTGAGACAGGCGCGCAACGCGAGAACAGCAAAGTCAAGTACGAAACGCATCCATCCCCGAATGGCGAGTATGTGCGTCACACCATCTCGGTGCACGATGCTGGCGCTGTGGAGTCCCTCATGGACCAGGCGTctggcgccgtggcctCGCAAGACAAGaccacgtcgccgtccTTTCTCAAGTCCGCCCTCCAAAATTTCGGTCAATCGACCTTCAACTTTGTGCTCGGCGGTTTTGCCGGTgccacaggcgctgcgttTGTGTATCCTATCGACTTAGTCAAGACCCGAATGCAGAACCAGCGCTCGAACGCCGCAGGTGAAGTCATGTACCGCAACAGTCTCGACTGTGCACGCAAGGTGCTGCGCAATGAGGGCTTTCTTGGCTTCTACTCGGGTCTGCTTCCGCAGCTGCTGGGTGTGGCCCCTGAAAAAGCCATCAAGCTCACGATGAACGATCTCGTGCGTTCCTTAACCATGGACAAGGACGGTCATGTGTCACTTGGCGCTGAGATCCTCGCTGGTGGTGTGGCCGGTGGCTCCCAGGTCATATTTACCAACCCGCTCGAAATTGTCAAGATCCGCCTGCAGGTCCAGGGTGAATCGCCGAATCCCAGCAAGGTCAAATCTGGCGCGATACACATCATTCGCAGCCTCGGCCTCATGGGTCTGTACCGTGGCGCGGGTGCCTGCTTGTTGCGCGACATTCCATTCAGCGCCATCTACTTCCCAGCGTATGCACATCTGAAGCACGACTACTTCGGCGAGCGTCCCGACCACAAGCTCTCGTTCGGCGAGCTGATGGCCGCAGCATCCATCGCAGGTGTACCAGCTGCGTTCCTGACGACGCCTGCCGATGTAATCAAGACACGCTTGCAGGTCGAGGCACGCAAGGGCCAGGCGACGTACTCGGGCATTAGCGACTGCTTTGCCAAGATTCTCGCCAACGAGTCGCCAACGGCGTTCTTCAAGGGCTCTCTGGCTCGTGTCCTGCGTTCGAGTCCGCAGTTTGGTGCAACGCTCGTGGCGTACGAGTACCTCAAGAAGTTTATTCCGTCGCCATTCGAAACCAAAGACCAAACGATCAAGTCCATTGTGAACCACGAAGACTTCCAACAGGCGCAAGAAGCCCTATCGCTCTTTGCGGTCATCCACCGCGCTGCTCGCTCGTCATAG
- a CDS encoding putative mago nashi protein, exon junction complex, with amino-acid sequence MSEFYVRYYTGHKGRHGHEFLEFEYNRGRLRYANNSNYRNDSLIRKEMWISPLMTDQLRSIVESSEILKEDDTTWPKRNANGRQELEIRLGKEHISFETAKLGSLIEVQDSEDPEGLRVMYYLVQDLKCLVFSLISMHFKIKPISV; translated from the exons ATGTCGGAGTTTTACGTGCGATACTA TACGGGGCATAAaggacgacatggtcacGAGTTTCTTGAATTTGAGTACAACCGCGGGCGCTTGCGATATGCGAACAATAGCAACTACCGCAACGATTCGCTGATTCGCAAAGAGA TGTGGATTAGTCCACTTATGACGGATCAGCTGCGTTCCATAGTGGAAAGCAGTGAAATTCTCAA GGAAGATGACACGACATGGCCGAAAAGGAATGCGAACGGACGACAAGAACTCGAGATCCGACTGGGTAAAGAACACATCTCTTTCGAGACTGCCAAGCTTGGATCTCTTATCGAGGTGCAAGACAGCGAGGACCCCGAGGGGTTGCGTGTGATGTACTACTTGGTACAAGATCTCAAG TGTCTGGTGTTTAGTCTCATCTCGATGCACTTTAAAATCAAGCCCATTTCCGTGTGA